gggctggctcacatcagaatgcgaaaaagtccgaaaaaactgtggtgggaaaaaaaaaaaatctatatataaactcgaatttgcaaaataaaattttttatctacaaattcaataaatcaattaaatcaattttttttctcagccttaaaaaaaagttttaacgACCACACAGTAATTAGTAGTTACCAGTACTGAAGATTAGAGCCTGATTGATTAGTCGGTGCGGCCGAGTGTTCAGACCGATTTTAGCTATCACCAATTAATCAACAATAATCCAGCCGATGAAATCAGTCAGGCTTTATATATAAGATTGTATTAATCCtttataatgttttaattaactcTGTGCAGTAGACATTAACTGattattaatgcattaactgatatgtttattcatattacgtaaataatcataattattaaTTCCACAATAATCATCAATAATGCATTAACTAATGTTATTTGAGGTtgtataaagtgttacccaacTTTCTTTTTTCATATATTGGCTGATTTAATGGTTTTTGACTGATATATAGGTTATAGACAGATACGTTAGATATCAAATCTAATTTCAGGCGGGCAGGCTCTACTACCTTGCCTTCACTTTTGATTACACTTGTTCACTCTTGGAATAGGCACGTTTCCACGGAGTTATGATGATGTCATCGCTACTAAAGAAAATACAGGAAAGGACTAACATAATGTAACAGTGAATTGTCATAGTGTTTCTCAAAATGATAGAACACCTACGTTTGGATTTGAGTTAATAGGTTCATTAATTAAGGTTACCTACCATATATTCCCACACTGATTGCCTGCCAATGTAAAACATTTGAAAGTGTTAATGTTAGTGGGCTGTGGGATGTCTCTCGTGCTGTCAGCATTAATATATTAAAggaattaattttaaaatgatcaaaacagTTTTACTCACTCGGAGACAGTTTAGGAGCTTTGAGCCAGTCAAGAGGAAAAATCTCACACTCAACAGTAAGAGGAAAATATCTGACGGGAAAAATGTCCTCCGTCAAagagaattaaaataataatactgtaTAAGAAGTATGCTTTTCTAGAATTGCAGCATACTTGTACGAAAGAAGCTTTTTGGTGGATAGTCTACAACAGGGATGGGCAaatctatcacagcgggggccacaaaaagggCCATataatcaacattcatgtcagcatttagaataatgaccaatcagagcattaatacagtgtGGGGGAAaaggttttgtattttttttgtctgtctttggttttgatgttttgtcagtttttagtcattttgtgtgtttttgttattttttgttttcttgttgtaattttgtatatttttctgcattttcgtTGTCAATTTGTcctgtttttggggtcactttctgtatttttgttttttgtgtgtgtttctgtagtcATTCTGTTTGTTGAAGTGATTGTTGTGTcttcctttgttgacattttatgaatcatttggtgtattttgggAATTTTGTTATGTACTTTGtgctttttactgctgatgtctgtgttttgggagttattttgtgtattatcttCAGCTTTTTATTCCTTTCagcttcttgaattacaatttttggagatttaatttggggaggcgcataaaaattacacttagggccacatgtggcccatgATCCGCcatttgcccatgtctggtctacAATGTGATGTGAGGGCACATAACACACATTATTCATTAATAGTGTAACAACTATGCATTGTGTTGCTCTGTTCCATTAAAATAACTTGATGTgaccagggccggccttcccaacaggcaacacaggcggccccctagggcgccatctgctggaggggtgccaaattgcacccccctttgaaaaaataatttaatttcatttaataaaaatctgtaactatacctgctaatcttctgcccatattcatatttactttatttaatttcttgttcttttctatataattctattgtgttgtttgcacattgtgttctttggttttaagatttgtggactagtaaaaccaaacaggaaattAGAAATttccttgtactgaaacttttataacttattttcacttttgattgcactgttttgaatTGCTTTTGGATTGTgcaccatttttgttattgttcccttgagacatttgcactatacctgtattacagtgcattattctaaattttaaaataggttgtattttttgttttatcgtgatatttaaaataagacttgaaaaaaactaaacttgatCTATTTTTATGGGCACCGAATGACCGAAAGCCAGCCCTGGATGTGACAACTCCTACTGAAGTTCTTCTGTGTTGTTTTACTAAAAGCATCCACCAGATGGCAGGCTTTCACTGTTTATGATTGGTATTCTATTCATCTGCATCTCATCCCAGTCCCCAAAGCTTCTACAAAGCAGCCCTACACATGAAATCCAATATGTTTTGTGTTATAAAAGGGAAACAGAAAAGCTCTAGCTTTTGGTCAGCAGAAGTTTAACCTCCACCAGCTTGGTCAGGAATTTGAACCTAAAGCCAAGTATCCGACTCCAGGCTCTGCAGACCTTTGCCTCATCACCAAAACGCCTCTGTCCACAGTAGTGACACATTTAAAGGTACCTCTCACACAATGCCACATTCAGTAATGATACATGCttactgtaaaaacaaacaaacagaaggaCACACAAATCAAACGTATTATGGTAAAACTACCCAAGTGTCTGATGTGGTGTGTTTGTTCCTGTAGGAGTGTGGAGTTGAGATTGAAGAGGGTCCTGTGGAGAGAACTGGTGCTATAGGAGCCATCAACTCTGTGTACTTCAGAGATCCAGACAACAATCTCATTGAAGTGTCAAATTATACTAAGTAGACAGAAGGTTTTActctaaaataactaaaaacataCTACTTTAATTAGCCTGTGTCGGAATCTTTTGAATTTTTCACTCTAGAACAAATTTTCCATATTCCACATAGAGAGTGGCAGGCGGagttaatttgatttaatttgaaattatttgacaggaggttttttttttttttttacctaaccCCTTAAACTGCTCTTAATCCAGGTTTAGTCCTTTGTATTGCAGCTTTGATGCTGTTGGCGTGTGTGTTTGGCCATAAACCAAATAATTAAGATGGTGGTTATTGGTGCTATTTACTGAAGAATGTATCATTCATTGAAATACGAGGATTTGTTTtgcaaatcatttaaaataaaacaggatTAAAACACTGGTATGTCTTCACTGGAgattaaatgtaggaaaaactgcaaaggaaaggaaaagagaagaaaagttTAAGGATTTATTACTGTCTTGTACATAGCCAATAGATAACTTACAAGAGGTTAACAATATATAAATGACATGTTAAAAGGTATGCTAATGATTTATAACCACAGTGGGGATAATAAGTATTTGATACACTGCCGATTTTGCAAGTAGGTTTTCCCATTTCTAAAAAGTGCAGAGGTCTGTACTTTTTATCATAGGTAACTGTCATAgacagaatattaaaaaaaagccacaaaaaagcCACTATAGTTTtcaaataattaattatcattGTATTGCATTAAATAAGTATAAGTTACAATAGAAAAAATGGAACTACTTATTTAGTAAAGAAACctttaacaatttcagatgtCAGACGTTTTCTGTAGTTCTTGACCAACTTATAtaactttttatatatatatatatatatatatatatatatatatatatactgtatatgtttggaAATGAGGAATAGTTGCAACTTTAGAATAACGTCCCAATAACATATATAAAGTTTTAACTTAACAAGTCATTAGTAAGTAGTTTAATAGTAGTAGTTCTATTACTAATTGATAAGGTGTAGTTATAAATCATCATACAGTTAACATGTCATTTATACATTAACTAACAGCTTGTATGTTATCTATTGGCCATCTATAAGGCACAGTTATAAATCCTTAATAAACTGTTAGCAAATATTCACAAGCAATGTATAACTCATTGCACAAAGCAGATTGACATGAATCATGGCTCCAACATGAGATATCAGTTGAAACAAAGGTGAGGATTATCAAACTTCTTAAAGAAGGTAAATCATTACGGAATGTTGCAAAAGATGTTGGTTTGTCACAGTCAGCTGTTTCTACAATCTGGACCAAGTACAAACAACATGGGAAGGTTGTAAAAGGCAAGCGTACTGGTAGACGAAGGAAGACATCAAAACATCAAGACAGAAAACTTAAAGCAATATGTCTTGAAAACAGAAAATTGACAGCAAAACAAATGAGGAACAAATGGGCGGAAACTGGAGTCTGTGTACGAACTGTAAGAAACCGCCTGAAGGGAATGAGATTCACATCCAGAAAAGCTCAACGAAAGCCGTCATTAACAGCCAaacagagaggaaaaaaaaaaaaccaggcgACAAAATCTGCTTTGGACAAGGTGATGATGCTGGAACTTTCGTTTGGTGCCGTTCCAATGAGATTTATAAAGATTACTGGCTAAAGGAAACATGTACATTTCCACAGTCATTGATGATATGGGGCTGTATGTCAGGTAAAGGCACTGAGGAGATAGCAGTCATTACATCTTCAACAAATGCACAAgtttatgttgacattttggacACTTTTCTTATTCCCTCAATTGAAAGGATGTTTggggatgatgacatcatttatcaAGAAGATAATGCATTTTGCCATAGAgcaaaaattgtgaaaactttCAAAGAAAGTTGGAGCCAGACTGATGAAGAGTAATGTTTGTCACTTGTTAAGTCCATGCCTCAGAGGCTGCAAGCTGTTATAAAAGCCAGAGGTGGTGCAACAAAGTACTAGTGTTGCGTTGTAggcttttccttatttttttcctcagaattgagtgattccatatttttttccctctgttTGATCTAAAAAGCAATTGTTATTGACgaccataatttttttttcttgatttctttTCGTGTTTCTTAAAGCCAGAACGTTggcattttaaatgattttagcTTTGTGGCATGTctgtgatcttttttttttttttccacaaaatgaaacaactgaATGAACATTCTCCAACACTGGTGATTTTATTGATCTATACTTGTGTCTTTAATGTTAGGTGTTAATTTTATAATTGTAACAGCACCTCCAAAGGTTGCAGATTtgactgatgattttaaatgatttttttaatataaaaccaATGTAAGAGCTGTACAGCGTCACAAGAGGAACACCCGCTAGCTTGTGCTAATAACCAAATATGAAAAAGATgtttaaaaattaagaatttacaTGAACTTACAACTTGTGCCTCTTTGGATGGGTTGAGGAGattgccatatatatatatatatatatatatatacagtcatGGCCAAAAATATTGGCACCCGTGCACTTCTGTCAGATAATGCACTACTTCTCCCAGAAAATTGTTGATATTACAAATCCAttgatattgtttatttcttttgtttgcattggaacaacacaaaaatgctgagaaaaaaagccaaatctGATATAATTCTGCACAGAACTCCAAAAATGGACTAGACAGAATTATTGGCACCCTTTCAAAATTGTAagaaataattgtatttcaagCATGTGATGCTCCTTTTATATACACATGCTGGGCTTTTAACGAGTTAATTGCGATTcattaattacataaaaataacacaaaaacccccccaaaaaaacccgCAGTTAAATGCTTTTGCTGTTCGCGATCTTCagtttccactttttttttttggaatgttcTATACTAAGTgctctttttgtattttaatacacaaaaacaaatttgttttagaaagtttacaaaaaatctgGAAAAGCATCAATATAGCTTACtcaaatttaagtttgtgctttgtgaacaatgcaataataatattctttattcatattgcacattatgttagaactcagtgatgaaaatgttgttgtttagagctcatttattgttttcattgattccatcataaacaaaaaacaatctaaatTGGAAAAActttgcttctcgtgtcaaatattgttatgcgaTTAATTTTTGAGGTTGTTACCCCAACCGATTATTCCATTTTGATACTTTTTCCTGCTGTAACTAAGATAGCTTTTCTACTTAGCAACAATAACTTGACctgaccttcaaaataaaactaccCTTCATAAGAAGCCAAAATATTACTAATACATGATACTTGAAgaagttatatttatttaaaacaaacataaatacaaatacaactcAGGCATCACATTACAAACCAATAGAATAGGTTATTTAGAATAAATTTGCTATTTTACTACAAACTGATTTACCATTACCtttgagaaaaatgtaatcacaattataaagATAAACTTCAAAGACAGTGTTTTTGATTGTACTTCATTAAATAGAAAAACATAGTCTTCGGTTTTTAAATCATGgacttgtacattatattccTTCATTCATTCAGATTATGATTTTAATGTGAAGCAACTAGAAATCAGAAGTTTTTAattctcttttttaataaaaatagacTCGGGCACAATTATTCAGTAATACTCGAGTTATTTTAACTATTCATTGGAGTTGTGAAAGAAGCGCTCCGATGTCTCCAATCCTGTCCACATTCTCCACCACATCGATGAGCCGCTCCACTCCCTCTGAGGACAGCACCACCCCTGCGTTGCTCCTGAATTTTTTCCTCAAGCTCTCATTGGTCAGTGGGTTGCGCCAATGACCGTAGAAAGTGTCACAGCGCCTCTTTACAACATCCCCTCCGGCCAGCGTCACCTGGATTTCTCCATACATGAGGTTGAAACTGGCAGGATTGTCCTGAGGGTGTTGGAGGCGAACACGACTCAGCAGGGAGAGCAAGTCGGGGCGCCTCATGGCAGCCGGGGTGAAGGACTGCACGGTCACTTCTCCATCCAGTAGCGCGGTGCAGGCGTTAAACTGGAAGGAGTGACGCGCCTCGTGCTCAGAATCAGGGAAAGGCCGGTTGATGTATTTTGATTTGGGGACACTGAGCAGAATGTCCTTGATTTCAGCTGGAGAGATATTACCAGAACCATGTTCCACCAGAAGCTTATGGACTGAAGTTGCAGCATCTGCCACCCAGTGCATTCCCAAATGCGCAGGGAAGCGTTTGAAACCCATTTCCTGCTCCTCTAACAGGAACACATGGCCATCATTTTGAGAGAGCTCTAGAGGCTGAGGCACATAGTCTTCATAGAAGGCATCAAACCCTGCAACCCCCATCACAGCATCCAAGACCAGAGGGCTGGCTTCTAGACCCTGAGAGGCCAGAAGTGCAGCCTCGAGCCCGAATCGGGAAGCATTGCCAATGTGGAGGGGTTTGCACTGAGTGGCAGCATTGGCCATTGGTGCTCCTGCTAGAGAAGCAGCTATAGCCAGAGCATGGCTGCACTGGGAGGGGTTCAGAGACAAGAGGCGAGCACACGCAGCTGCACTTCCAATTGTACCAACCACAGTGGGAGGATGAAACCTGAGAGGgaaatgagaagaaaatacAATGATTGCTCACACTAGAATCATAAAACCAATGCTTTACAAATTGCATGACATCATTTTTGCTTAAAGCTGCAAACACTAATAACTAGATTAAATCAGcagtctgcaacctttactcttaaaggagccattttgtctaatctcacctggattaaagtgtgtgtaaaattctatacagttaagaTAATATcaataatgttatgtaaacatatatattttttgaggtAATGCATTTGAAGggaactagaaaaaaaaaaaaaaaaaaaacttgataatGACCATGTAGGTCAACACACGCTAATTGCTATTTTCTTCaacaatagtgtttttgttagtttatttatcttacaagggatttaaaacttggGTCAGCCAAAGgttgttttagtatttttttttttaactatggGGAACCATTGCAAAAGAGCCAAATGAGgttccagagccacaggttgcagacccctggattAAATCAGAGTGTACGCCTCATAGATTAATGTATCTAACATCatttacttcaaaacaaaaggaaaaaggtaaaaatttccacttaaaaagtttgttttactCTTCACCCTAAACActcagtttgttgacatttttgtgcattgcattgtgggatattgAGTCCAATAAACCGatatatagaagtgtttttacgtcATTCTTCCCATTAtatcttgcttttgttttgacagtgatttgcttgacaccatttCTGTTCTAATTTATTCctggtattccctgtgataacagaatgaagtaaaaacacttctatacacCAGTCTCcgcaactccacatcccacaatgcattgtgcAAAAATTAAATGGACTGTTtttggtggagatgaaaacaaagcgGCAAATTTAATCTTTTCCCTTTCTTTTTATGAGTAAGTTAGCTATGAGGCATACAATATGATTTTATCCCGTAATAAATGATTGGTGGGAGCAGCTTTAGGCTCATTTCctctatttaacatttattgttAAAGGTAAATTGTGCAGTATTtaataaacagaaaatgacagtgtCTGTCATCGCACTTGGTGTAAAGTAAACAAATGTCAGATGGAGTCCTCTGTGAAATTAATCTCCATGTGACTAATTATGCTGGCGCTACGCATAGAGCCTCTGCAGTCCCTGACATGAACACCATAACAAGCTTTTCACAGCACTAGACTGTTCTAAGACTGCACATTAGTCCTCAGTGAGCGTGAAGGGCAGATTTGATGATACTCAGATGGGTTGTTGCTGTCTCTACTGAAAACATAACGTCAAACCACATTAGTAAAACTAGTTTTCAGTCACTCGTGGTACTCTTTTAGGGTTTAGCGCAGAACTTTCTGTGGCGTCCCTAACCTTTGAATTAAACATTATCTCCCACCAGCTTGGCTTCTGCTCTGAAATGCTCACCTCTTGGGGATGTTGTTGGCCTCATTAGAAAACCTCATTAGTCGCCCTTGAATCTCAATGCCGACATTAAAGGCGAGCAAGAAATCCAATCCAGTGGGTTTGCTGTGTGCTGGCATCATGTCCATAAGAGACAGGACGGCAGGAAGAACTGTGCCTGATGGATGAGTGCAAGGGTGCCATGTATCATCAAAATCCATGGAGTGAgtctgcaacaaaaaaaa
The genomic region above belongs to Gouania willdenowi chromosome 10, fGouWil2.1, whole genome shotgun sequence and contains:
- the irg1l gene encoding immunoresponsive gene 1, like, which encodes MISTLQKTMRPVSSLRGLHRLSVEAVNMNPASEKTVTASFGKFISDITPQHLSPVVLHRSKRMVLDSIGVGLIGSTTDVFELALQHCKLMYAADHISSVYGRRATKLSPTLAAFVNGVATHSMDFDDTWHPCTHPSGTVLPAVLSLMDMMPAHSKPTGLDFLLAFNVGIEIQGRLMRFSNEANNIPKRFHPPTVVGTIGSAAACARLLSLNPSQCSHALAIAASLAGAPMANAATQCKPLHIGNASRFGLEAALLASQGLEASPLVLDAVMGVAGFDAFYEDYVPQPLELSQNDGHVFLLEEQEMGFKRFPAHLGMHWVADAATSVHKLLVEHGSGNISPAEIKDILLSVPKSKYINRPFPDSEHEARHSFQFNACTALLDGEVTVQSFTPAAMRRPDLLSLLSRVRLQHPQDNPASFNLMYGEIQVTLAGGDVVKRRCDTFYGHWRNPLTNESLRKKFRSNAGVVLSSEGVERLIDVVENVDRIGDIGALLSQLQ
- the glod5 gene encoding glyoxalase domain-containing protein 5 isoform X1, with translation MASLATVGRGLRFQGRFLKVTSIQTAEVVKCKRTCPVEVTHLDHLVLTVKNMEDTVNFYTSVLGMEVITFKGNRKALAFGQQKFNLHQLGQEFEPKAKYPTPGSADLCLITKTPLSTVVTHLKECGVEIEEGPVERTGAIGAINSVYFRDPDNNLIEVSNYTK
- the glod5 gene encoding glyoxalase domain-containing protein 5 isoform X2, coding for MASLATVGRGLRFQGRFLKVTSIQTAEVVKCKRTCPVEVTHLDHLVLTVKNMEDTVNFYTSVLGMEVITFKEFEPKAKYPTPGSADLCLITKTPLSTVVTHLKECGVEIEEGPVERTGAIGAINSVYFRDPDNNLIEVSNYTK